One Nocardia huaxiensis genomic window, GGATTGCCGGCCAGCGGGCTGCTCACGCCCGGGTACAGCTTGGACGGGCGCAGGTTGACGTGGTGGTCGAGCTCGAACCGGGTGCGCAGCAGCAGCCCGCGCTCCAGCAGTCCGGACTGCACCGACGGATCGCCGATCGCGCCGAGCAGGATCGCGTCGTGCTGCTTCAGCTCGGGCAGCACATTGTCGGGCAGGATCTCCCCGGTGGCATGGAACCGCTTGGCTCCCAGGTCGTATTCGGTCTTCTCCACACCGGGCACCACCACGTCGAGCACCTTGAGGGCCTCGGCGATGACCTCGGGACCGATACCGTCGCCCGGGATGACAGCGAGTTTCATGAAAACAATGCTCCGTTCGGATGAACGCCGGTGAGGCGCTGCGCAGCGAGTTCGCTGGCCACGATAGCGGAGGGTTACCTCAGTCCCGTCACCAGGGCGAACGACTCCCAACCAGTGGGATCACGAGGCCATCAGTATGTTCGGGGCATGTTCGACAACTCACGACTCGAGCGCAAGATCGATCGCCTCGAACGCAAACTCGACCTCATCCTCGAGCATCTGGGCATTCCGGATCCGACCGTGCCCTATGACTATGCCGAGATCGACGAACTTCTCCGGCAGGGCAAGGCCATTCACGCGATCAAGATGTATCGCGAGCTGGTGCCGGGGGCGAGCCTGTTGGAGGCCAAGGACGCGGTGGAGGCGCGGCGGGGCCGAATCAGCTGATACCGCAGGCGAATACGCACTGAGCCCCTTCCATCCGGGGATGGAAGGGGCTCAGTGGCAATTACTTTCGGACCGCGTGGGCCCGTCGAGCTCAGCTCAGGTCGACCTGGGCGACCTTGGCGGCGCCGACGGCCTCGGTGATGGCGGCCTGGACCTCGGCGGGGACGTCCTTGTTGACGCGCAGGACGACGGTGGCGCCTTCGGCGTCGAGGTCCTGGGTCAGCTGGGCGGCGAGGATGTCGATGCCGGCGTCGCCGAGCTTGGTGGCGAGGCGGCCGAGCTGGCCGGGCTTGTCCTCGTAGTTGAGGACGGCCAGGTTGAGGCCCTCGGCGCGCATGTCGTAGTTGCGGCCGTTGATGTTGACGATCTTCTCGACCTGGTGCGGCTCGGTCAGGGTGCCCGCGACGTTCAGGGTGCGGCCGTCGCCGAAGACGGCGCGCAGGTCGACCAGGCTGCGGTGGGTGGGGCTCTCGGTCACGGTGGTGACGGTGGCCTCCAGGCCGCGGTCCTTGGCCAGCGCCGGGGCGTTGACGAAGGTGACCGAGTCCTCGACGAGGGCGGAGAAGACGCCGCGCAGGGCCGAAAGCTCCAGCACCGCAACATCTTCCGAGGAGAGCTCGCCGCGCACCTGAACCTCCAGGCTGACCGGCAGCTCGTCGGCGAGGGCACCGAGCAGCGCGCCCTGCTTGCGGACGATCTCCAGCCACGGGGCGACGGTGTCGTTGACCGAGCCGCCGGTGACATTGACCGCGCCCGGCACGAACTCACCGGCGAGGGCGAGCTTCACGGACTTGGCGACATCGGTGCCCGCGCGGTCCTGCGCCTCGGCGGTGGAGGCGCCCAGGTGCGGGGTCACGACGACCTGCGGCAGGTCGAACAGCGGGCTGTCGGTGGACGGTTCGGTCTCGAACACGTCGATGCCGGCGGCGCGCACGTGGCCGGAGGTGATGGCGTCGGCCAGGGCCTGCTCGTCGATCAGACCGCCGCGGGCGGCGTTGACGATGATGACGCCCTTCTTGGTCTTGGCCAGGGTCTCCTTGTTCAGCATGCCCTTGGTCTCAGGAGTCTTGGGCAGGTGAATGGAGATGAAGTCGGCGCGCTCGAGCACCTCGTCCAGGGTGACCAGCTCGATGCCCAGCTGGGCGGCGCGGGCCGGGGAGGTGTAGGGGTCGTACGCGATGATCTTGGTCTCGAAGGCGGCGAGGCGCTGCGCGAACAGCTGGCCGATGCGGCCCAGGCCGATGACGCCGACGGTCTTGCCGAGGATCTCGACACCGTTGAACTTGCTGCGCTGCCAGGTCTTCTCGCGCAGGGTGGCGTCGGCGGCCGGGATCTGACGCGCGGCCGAAAGCAGCAGGGTGACGGCGTGCTCGGCGGCGGTGTGGATATTGGAGGTCGGCGCGTTGACGACCATGACGCCGCGCTCGGTGGCCGCGGGCACGTCGACATTGTCGAGGCCGACGCCGGCGCGGGCGACGATCTTGAGGTTCTTACCGGCCTCGAGCACCTCGGCGTCGACGGTGGTCGCGGAGCGGACCAGCAGCGCGTCGGCTTCCGGCACGGCCGCCAGCAGCTCGGGGCGGTTGGGTCCGTCGACCCAGCGCACCTCGACATCGGAGCCCAGCGCGTCGACGGTCGACTGGGCGAGCTTGTCGGCGATCAGAACAACAGGACGGCCTGCTTGGCTCACGGTGGGGTACTCCTGAGGAAGGGATCCGGGATTTACGGGCGTCAGCTTAGTGGGCGCGAATTCGGCTTGCCTTACCGCCCGGTAGACGGGTGCCCTCACATGGGCGACATGCGGGTTTTCCCACTCAGCGGGACTTTCATGGTCATTCGTCCAAATTTGCCGCGCGGGAGCTCGCGGGCGACTAGGTTGCCGCGCATGCCTCGCACTTCACGGATTCTGGCCGCCGCCGCACTGGCGGCGCTCCCCCTGGCCGCCGCCGCGCCCGCGCCCGCCGCACCCACGGTGAACAAGGTCGTGGTGATCGGGATCGACGGCACGCTGTGGAGCGAGGTGCAGGCGGCGAACGCGCCGAATCTGGGTCTGCTGGCCGCGCAGGGCACCCTGGCCCGGACCTCCATCGCGCCGCACACCACCATGTCGTGCGTGTCCTGGGCGACCGCGCTGACCGGCGTGTGGGATACCAAGCACGGCATCAAGGACAACGACTCCACCTGCAACGCAGCGGCTTTCGCGCCGTATCCGACGGTGTTCACACAGGTGGAGCAGGCGCAACCGGGCCTGTCGACCATGTCCATCGGAACCTGGGACAAGATCGGCATGATCGCGCGGACCGGTAGCCCGAAGGCGGATCGGGTGTCGGTCACCCAGATCGATCCGACCGGCGCGGGCGTGTGTGAGACCACGGCCGACTCCAATGCTGCGGCGCAAGTGGTTTCGGCCATTGCCGACGACGCCCCGGACCTGCTGTTCACCCATCTGGATCAGGTCGACATCACCGGGCACACACTGCGCGGCATCTGGCCGCAGGCGTACCGGGACGCCATCCAGCGCGCGGATGCGCTGGTGGGCAAGATCACTCAGGCGGTCGATGCGCGGGCGCGCGCGCATGCCAACGAGCGCTGGACGATTCTGGTGACCACCGACCACGGCCACAACCCCGAGGGCGGGCACGGCGGCCAGAGCGCCTACGAGACAGCCAGTTTCGTGATCGCACGCGGCGCGGGCTTCGCGGCGGGCGCACAGCACAACGGCTACACCCTCGCCGACGTCACCCCGACCGTCCTGGATCTGCTGGGCGTCGCCGCCCCGGCGAACCTGGACGGGCGGTCGATGCTCGACGGCGGTTCCGGCAACCCTGCCGCTACTCCCCCGAACACCCCGGCCGTCGACTCCGGCGTGACCGGCTCCTCGGCCGGTTCCGCGGAGGCGGCCATGGTCAACAATCCGCTGTGCATCCTGGGCAGCGGCTCCGCGAGCGGGTCGGCGAGCGGCTCATCCGACCGGTAGCGCAGCCGCGTACCACCGGAGCCTGCCAATGAACGGCAGGTCATGACCCGGTGGACACAGCAGTGGGCCTGTCCCGTTTTGCACCCGGGACAGGCCCACTGTCGTTTTCGGCTCCGTCAGACGGTGGCCGGCTCGGCCGCGCCCAGCATGATGTCGGCGACCGCACCGTAGGCCGCGGCCCAGGTACCGGCGAGCTCCTCGGTCCACGCGTCCCCGTGGAAGTGCTCCAGCGTGGCCAGCAGCGAAGCTCCGGCAACCGGGTACTGCTCGGCCACCACGCCATTGGCGGCGTGGTCGCGGCCCAGCCGCTGCACGAACGACGGGTCCGCGGCGAGGGTTTCGACATTGGTGACGATCCGGGCCAGCCCGGTCAGGAAGCGCTTGCGCTGATCGGCCATGTCCTCGGGGAACATGGGCCGCACCGCCGGCGCCGCCTCGAACAGGTGGTTGTAGAAGTACTCGACCGCCTCGGGCCCGACGGCCTCGACGTTCTTCCAGCTGGCCTGCAACAGTTCGATATTCATGTGGTTGACCCCCACTTTCCTTGTGTATCCGTCGACTTCGGGCTGTCAGTTTCGGGATGCGTTGTCGCCCAGGTCGAGCGGTAGCTCGTGCCGGGACGTCGCGCGGGCCGGCTCGGGAAGGGCGGGCACGGTGGTGCCCGTCGCCTCGGGGAGCGCCCAGAGCGCCAGCTTGTCGGCCTCGACCGACAGGGTCTGGCTCATCGCCTGTAGTTGCCCGCGCAGCAGTTCGGAGTAGGCCCGCAGGTGTTCGAGCCGCTGATCGCCGGCATCGTAGGGAGTCGCGTTGACGCCCACCGATTCCCGCGCCATCTGCAGCAGTTCCCGATGCTGGGCGCGGGCGACCGCCATGAGGTCGCGGGCGTGCGCCTCGGCCTGCTCGATAATGGAGTCGGCCGCGAGCTGGGCGCGGTTGAGCACGTCCACCGACTGCGCGCTGATGCCCTGCGCGTCCTTCTCCAATTCGCCCTGCAGCCTTGCGATCTCCCAGTTGGCGGTGGCCAGCTGCTGCTGCAGTTCGGCCATGTCGCCGGCGGAGATCATCGTGTGCATCTGCATCTGCAGGGCCTCGGACTTGGCCAGCAGCTGCATGTTCTCCCGTTGCAGCCGAGCCAGTTCCGGTGCGTTGCTGGTGAGGGTGAGCTGCCGGTTCTCCCGGGTCAGCTTGGTCATGGCGGCGCGGACCTGTTCGAGGAAGCGGTCCACGTCCTCGGCGTCGTAGCCCTTGCGGCCGAGCCGTGCGCCCTTGAACCGCACGGATCGCAGGTCTTCGGGTTTCACATCCATTGGGCCACCTTGTCCCCACTGCGCTGCTCGGCGGTCCCCGCTGGGTGGTGCGACTGGCCGAATGTCTCGAATCTGATGGCGTGCCTGGGCAATCCGGCATTGGACAGCGCGGACACGCCGGCGGACACCATGGCCGGGGAGCCGCACACCAGGGCGGTGCAGCCGGCCAGGTCCCGACCGCGGGCGGCGACCGCGCCCACCGCGCCGTGCACGCCCTGGAAGCTCGGATCCTCCGACACGACGGGCGTGTAGCTGAACCACGGGCGTTCGGTCAGCGCCGAAAGCGCTTCGTGGTCATAGAGATTCCATGCGGTGCGGACACCGTGGAAGAGCTGGACGCGCGGCGCGTGCCCGGTGTCGCGATAGTTCTGGTCGATGCGATCGACGACCGCGCGCAGCGGCGCGAGCCCGGATCCGCCCGCGACCAGCAGCAGGTTCTCGACCGCGTCCGGCGGGATATTGAACGCCGTGCCGACCGGGGAGCCGAGGCGGATCTGATCGCCGGGCCGCACCTGGCGGGCGAAGGTCGCGCTGACCTCGCCGCCGTCCACGACCTGCACGTGCAGTTCGAAGGTGCCGTCGGGCCGGGGCGCATTGGCGGGCGAGTAGTACCGCCACAGCCGCGGCCGCTGCGGGATCTCCACCGCCAGCGACTGCCCGGCTTGGTACTCGTAGGACTGCTGCGGCCGGACGGTGTGCACGGTGACGTCGACGCTGCGGCGTTCGGTGGCGACGATCTCCGCGTCCCACCAGGCCGGGGTGTGTTCGGCCGCGCTCGCGGCGGCGGTCATGATGTCGGCGACCGCGAAGTACGCGGCGGTCCAGGTCTGCGCGAGCTCGTCGGTCCAGCGCGGGCCGAGAAAGTGCGCGAGGGTGGCCAGCAGGGAGCCGCCGGCGGCCGGGTAGTGGTCGGCGATGACGCCGAAGCGGCGATGATCGCGGCCGAGCTGGGCGACGAACTCCGGATCGTCGGCCAGCGTGGTCACATTGCTGACGATGCGGCCGAGCGCGGAGAAGAACTTGGCGCGTTGCGCGGTCATCCGGATGGGGAACATGTCCCGCACTTCCGGGTGCGCGAGGAACAGGTGCGCGTAGAAGTACTGCGTGGCCTCGTCACCGGCCCGTTCCACGTAGCGCCAGCTGCTCTGCAGCGCGTCGATGTTCACATCACAACTCCACATCCTCCGGACTTGGACAACCGTCCGAGCAGTGGCCAACCTAGATCATGTTGTGAGGTCTGTCTAAACGAAGAAGCACACCGCGAATGGGGCTAACTTTCAGTTATCTGACGCGATTGAGAGCCAGGCCACATTTGTGCATGGAGTCGGCAAAATCCGCCCTTGACGGGCGTATTTGCACAACGAAAAAGCCGCCCTCGGAGCTACGGAGTCCGAAGGCGGCTTTCGAGTCGATTACCTCGACGTCAGTCAGCTCACTTGCCGAAGGAGCCGGTCGACAGGGTGTCGAGCAGACCGGTCAGCGCGGCCGAGCCGGTGTTGACGACGCCGTCGAAAGCGGCGGAACCGGTGGCGAGGGCGACATTGATGGCGTCGATGATGACGTTGATCATGGGGTTTTAACCTCTTCTTCGAATTCCCAATTGAACTTTCAGACGCCGAGCATATCGGGGCGCATTTCGAGCTCGTTACGAGGGATTACACGATTGTGAGGTGGGCAACATTGTGTAACACGCCGTGATCCGGTTCCTATGGGTGGCGAATTCCCGCCTATAACGTGCAGATCTCGCCCCTATTTTCAGGGGCACGGCCATAGCGGCAAGTCGCTGTCATCGCAGGTGAGCGGCTATTCCCCTAAAGCACAGTGGAATTCAGCCGATTACGCGGACGGAAACCGCTTCGGGACCCGGCTTCGTCCGGCGCACTTCGAATTCCACGCGCTGCCCCTCGGCGAGCGTGCGGAATCCATCGCAGTCGACAGCGGTGTACTCCACGAACACATCCGGTCCCCCGCCATCGGGCCGGATGAAGCCGAAGCCTTTCTCGGTGTCGAACCACTTCACAATGCCGTGAACCATTACCTGTGCCTTCTCGAATGCGCGGATGCGGCTGCGCCCCCGCGCGCCGCGGACCCATGGTGGCACAGGCGCTGCGGTGTGGTCACCCGGCCTGGGCGGCGCTCGGCGGCTCGTCTTCCGCGCCGCGCATGGCGTAGACGCGTTCGAGGAAGTCGCGGTGTGCGCGCAGGGTGGCGTCGAGCAGTTCCCGCCAGGTGCGGCGGTCCACGCGGCCGTCACTGCTCAGCGAGGACAGCGAGGCCGGCCCCAGCCGGTCGATGTGGTCGACGATGAATGTGAGCCGCCGGCGCGGGAATTGGGCGCCGATGCGCGGGTTCTCCTCCAGGAAGCGGTCGAGCTCGTAGAGGTAGTTGACGGCGCGGTTGTACTCCTCGTCGGTGAGGTGATAGTCCATGCGCTTGATCTCGACGATCCACAGTTCCCCGGAGTCGTGCAGCAGCACGAAGTCGGGTTCGCGCTTGGGGCTTCCGATGGCGGAGGTCTGAATGGGTGTGCCGAATCGCTGTGCGTACCAACGCTCGAAGCTGGCGCGGACGCGTTTGAGGGACTCGTTCATGCCCAGCGGCGTCCACTCCGGGGCGAGCAGCCAGGGCGCGCTTTCGATGAGCTCCTGGAAGGGGCGTTCCAGGGAGCGCCGGTCGTCGATGAGGGCGCGCAGGCGGTCCACGACGGCGACGCGTTCGCTGGCGATCTGTCCGAGGGAGTAGATCTCGGCGATGCGGGCGCGCTCGAACAGGCCCACCACCACATCGAGCTGCGGATCGGCGTCCTCAGCGATCTCCTTGAGGGTCTCCAGCAGGCTGCGCTGCGGGCCGAGCGAAAGCGCCAGCCGCAGCATGTTTTCCACGTGTGCCGGGTCGTCCATGGCGGCTCGGTCCTTGTTGGCCACCAGGATTCGCGCCGCATCGAGCACGGAGTCGCGGAACATCCTGTCCCCCGGTGCGATCGATTCGAGGGTCTCGTGGATGCGGGAGCGTTCCACGAACTCCTCCCAGACGCGGCGGCGAATGGACTTCTCGCCGAGCCTGCCGATTTCACGAATCAGCGCCTGCCCCCACTGGGCGAGGGCCTCGCCGCGCGGCGAGTTCCAGATGATGTCCTGCCGATCGGAGCGGACCAGATCCTCCTCGTCGTCGAGCCAGTCCACATGGATGGCTCCGACCAGATAGGAACGCAGCTTGAACTCTCCGGTGAATCCGGAGGAGATGCCGAAATCCCGGGTCTGCGCGATGATTTTGCCGCGCGCGTAGATCCGCACCCCCGCCATCGCTTCGTCACGGTACGGCTGCTTGGAGTAGGCGATCCACCCGCTCAGCGGCAGGTACTGCCGTCCGAAGCGGACCGGCACGCGGGACACGTCGATCCGGGTCTCCTCCATGACATCGATCGGCAGGTCGCTCAGCGTGAAGGCGTCGTTGCCGATCGAATTGCGCACCTCCACCCGCCAATCCGAGCGTTCGATGCCGAATCTGGCCGCCAGCTGCCGATTCAACTCGTGCCCGGTGTTGACCCGCTTGCGGAAGAAGTTCCGCATGATGACGGTGGTGCCGCGCCGGGCGGTGAAGGTCCCGTCCAGCGCACCGGTTCTCGGGTAGTAGTCGCGTTCGGTGTCGGAGAGCATATCGTCGAGATCCAGCACCAGATGCGCGACCGGCCACCCCAGCGGGGTGCGATCCTCGGGTCCGCTGCCCGCGCTGATCACCTCGATGGTGCGGCAGATGCCGAAGGCGGCCAGTTTCCCGATTCCCTTGCGCCCCATGACCGGTCGCCGTCGCTCGCGCGACAGATCCGACCCGGTGCGCACCCGCCGATCCGATCCGACCATCAGATAGTGCCGGTTGATCTCCTCGGCCGTCATGCCGTGACCATTGTCGGAGACGACGATCTCGTGTGGCGTCTCGTCGGCGGACCGCACCGTCCCCGCGAGCGTGACATTCCACGGCAGCGACACCTGCACCTCGGTGGCGTCGGCATCGTAGGAGTTGGCAATGAGTTCGGCCAGCACCGCCGAAACCCGGTCGTAGAGCCGGATACCCAGCTTATCGATGGCAAGCCGGCTGATCCGCATCGTGTACTTGTGGTCTTCGCATTCCTGCGCGGCCGCATGCACGCCTTTGTACATGGTGGGCCCCCAATCGTCCGCCCGGCAGCCTTCGTTCGGCTACCCCTTGCTTCGATGCAACGCCGCTCAGCTAACAGGACGCTGACTATTTGCCCACCGGTTCATCACAATTCCACCGATGAATATCGGACGGGTCCGCCGTCATGTTTGCGAGACTGCGATACAGCGACGAGCCGGAAGGTCCACCCCATGCCGAAATTGCGCGCCCACAACCTGTCCATCTCCCTGGACGGTTACCTCGCCGGACCCAATCAGGGACCGGAGCATCCGCTCGGAATCGGCGCAATGCCATTGCACGAGTGGATCTTCGAGACCGACTTCGGGCGCGACATGATGGGCGAGCCGGTGACCGGCGCGGGCGGCCTCGACCAGCGGTATGCCGCCGCCGGTGAGGTGAACATCGGCGCAACCATCATGGGGCGCAATATGTTCGGGCCGATCCGCGGCGAGTGGCCGGACTACTCGTGGACCGGCTGGTGGGGTCCGAATCCGCCGTACCACCACGAGGTTTTCGTCCTGACGCACTATCCGCGGCCGTCGCTCGACATGGAGGGCGGCACCGTTTTCCATTTCGTGGACGACACTCCGGAGACGGTATTGAAGAGCGCGTTCGAAGCGGCGGGCGGAAAGGATGTGCGCCTCGGCGGCGGCGCGGCCACCGTGCGGCAGTTCCTGCGCGCGGGATTGGTGGATGAACTGCATCTGGCGCAGGTGCCGATCCTGCTGGGCGCGGGCGAGCGGCTGTTCGAGAATCTCGGCGCATTGCCCGGCCTCGAGTGTACTCGGATGGAATCCTCCGACCGGGTCACGCACCTGACGTTCACTCGCGTCACGGCCTGACCGCCGGGCGTTCTCGGACTGCCGTGGCGGTACCCGCGCAGCGCCGGGCCGTGCGGGCATTGTGCGCCGGCCCGATGACAGGCTCCCGGTGCGCGGGCAGAATGCGGAACTGCGGGCAAGGGTGCCCGCCTCGCGAAGGTAAGGGGACCACACCGTGGTGAACAGCCGGATTTCCTGGAGTGGTGTGCGCGACCGGTTCGCCACGCGGCCCCTCCCGGCGCCCACGCTCGACGACACCATCGCCGCCCGGCAGCGCTTCTTCGGTGCGGAGGCGGTGGATCCCCGCTCCGGCGCGGTGCGCGCGGATCGGGTGCTGATCGCCTGGTTCGGTTGTGCGAGTTTCGCTGTCGCCGTGGGCGGCACGGTAATCCTGCTCGACGCGTGGGTGCCGCGCGGCCTGCACTCCGGCTACGTCCCCACCACGCCCGCCGAGGTCGCCGCGCTGCGCCCCGCCGCCATCTTCATCGGCCACGGGCATTTCGACCACGCCGGCGACGCCGGGCCGATCGCCCAGGCGAGCGGCGCGGTGCTGTACGGCACCGCCGAGCACTGTGCCACCGCACGCGAACAGGTCGGCGGCACAGCATCATTCGAGTGTCATGAACTGGGTTCGGCCGCCTCGAAGCCCGGTGACCGCTACGACTTCGAGCTCACGCCCGGCCTGTCCGTCACCGCGATCCGGCACATCCATTCCGCGCCCACCGCGAAGGACGCCGGCCCCGATGCCTCCGACCCGGTCAGGCCAACCCCGTGCCCCTGCGACATCCGTACGCACCCACCGACTCTCACCGATGCCGGTCATCTCGCGCGCCGTCTGCGCGATCCGGAGGGCGGTGTGCTGCTCTACCAATTCCGCCTCGGTGACTTCGTGCTCACCTGGCACGATTCCTCCGGCCCTTTGATCGACAAGGCGCCGGATGTGCTGAATATCCTTCGCGCCCTGCCTCGTTCGGATGTGCACATCGGAGCGATCCAGGGCTTCAACCAGTTTCGCA contains:
- a CDS encoding MBL fold metallo-hydrolase; translated protein: MNSRISWSGVRDRFATRPLPAPTLDDTIAARQRFFGAEAVDPRSGAVRADRVLIAWFGCASFAVAVGGTVILLDAWVPRGLHSGYVPTTPAEVAALRPAAIFIGHGHFDHAGDAGPIAQASGAVLYGTAEHCATAREQVGGTASFECHELGSAASKPGDRYDFELTPGLSVTAIRHIHSAPTAKDAGPDASDPVRPTPCPCDIRTHPPTLTDAGHLARRLRDPEGGVLLYQFRLGDFVLTWHDSSGPLIDKAPDVLNILRALPRSDVHIGAIQGFNQFRNGLRDPRHYIEALRPKVFVPNHHDNWFPVFTARGTALRTPLHDELRRIPEAERPEIRMLLDPSDYIGAGCLSFDPA
- the serA gene encoding phosphoglycerate dehydrogenase; protein product: MSQAGRPVVLIADKLAQSTVDALGSDVEVRWVDGPNRPELLAAVPEADALLVRSATTVDAEVLEAGKNLKIVARAGVGLDNVDVPAATERGVMVVNAPTSNIHTAAEHAVTLLLSAARQIPAADATLREKTWQRSKFNGVEILGKTVGVIGLGRIGQLFAQRLAAFETKIIAYDPYTSPARAAQLGIELVTLDEVLERADFISIHLPKTPETKGMLNKETLAKTKKGVIIVNAARGGLIDEQALADAITSGHVRAAGIDVFETEPSTDSPLFDLPQVVVTPHLGASTAEAQDRAGTDVAKSVKLALAGEFVPGAVNVTGGSVNDTVAPWLEIVRKQGALLGALADELPVSLEVQVRGELSSEDVAVLELSALRGVFSALVEDSVTFVNAPALAKDRGLEATVTTVTESPTHRSLVDLRAVFGDGRTLNVAGTLTEPHQVEKIVNINGRNYDMRAEGLNLAVLNYEDKPGQLGRLATKLGDAGIDILAAQLTQDLDAEGATVVLRVNKDVPAEVQAAITEAVGAAKVAQVDLS
- a CDS encoding globin domain-containing protein; this encodes MNIELLQASWKNVEAVGPEAVEYFYNHLFEAAPAVRPMFPEDMADQRKRFLTGLARIVTNVETLAADPSFVQRLGRDHAANGVVAEQYPVAGASLLATLEHFHGDAWTEELAGTWAAAYGAVADIMLGAAEPATV
- a CDS encoding alkaline phosphatase family protein, with the translated sequence MPRTSRILAAAALAALPLAAAAPAPAAPTVNKVVVIGIDGTLWSEVQAANAPNLGLLAAQGTLARTSIAPHTTMSCVSWATALTGVWDTKHGIKDNDSTCNAAAFAPYPTVFTQVEQAQPGLSTMSIGTWDKIGMIARTGSPKADRVSVTQIDPTGAGVCETTADSNAAAQVVSAIADDAPDLLFTHLDQVDITGHTLRGIWPQAYRDAIQRADALVGKITQAVDARARAHANERWTILVTTDHGHNPEGGHGGQSAYETASFVIARGAGFAAGAQHNGYTLADVTPTVLDLLGVAAPANLDGRSMLDGGSGNPAATPPNTPAVDSGVTGSSAGSAEAAMVNNPLCILGSGSASGSASGSSDR
- a CDS encoding ATP-binding protein, which translates into the protein MYKGVHAAAQECEDHKYTMRISRLAIDKLGIRLYDRVSAVLAELIANSYDADATEVQVSLPWNVTLAGTVRSADETPHEIVVSDNGHGMTAEEINRHYLMVGSDRRVRTGSDLSRERRRPVMGRKGIGKLAAFGICRTIEVISAGSGPEDRTPLGWPVAHLVLDLDDMLSDTERDYYPRTGALDGTFTARRGTTVIMRNFFRKRVNTGHELNRQLAARFGIERSDWRVEVRNSIGNDAFTLSDLPIDVMEETRIDVSRVPVRFGRQYLPLSGWIAYSKQPYRDEAMAGVRIYARGKIIAQTRDFGISSGFTGEFKLRSYLVGAIHVDWLDDEEDLVRSDRQDIIWNSPRGEALAQWGQALIREIGRLGEKSIRRRVWEEFVERSRIHETLESIAPGDRMFRDSVLDAARILVANKDRAAMDDPAHVENMLRLALSLGPQRSLLETLKEIAEDADPQLDVVVGLFERARIAEIYSLGQIASERVAVVDRLRALIDDRRSLERPFQELIESAPWLLAPEWTPLGMNESLKRVRASFERWYAQRFGTPIQTSAIGSPKREPDFVLLHDSGELWIVEIKRMDYHLTDEEYNRAVNYLYELDRFLEENPRIGAQFPRRRLTFIVDHIDRLGPASLSSLSSDGRVDRRTWRELLDATLRAHRDFLERVYAMRGAEDEPPSAAQAG
- a CDS encoding FAD-binding oxidoreductase, whose protein sequence is MNIDALQSSWRYVERAGDEATQYFYAHLFLAHPEVRDMFPIRMTAQRAKFFSALGRIVSNVTTLADDPEFVAQLGRDHRRFGVIADHYPAAGGSLLATLAHFLGPRWTDELAQTWTAAYFAVADIMTAAASAAEHTPAWWDAEIVATERRSVDVTVHTVRPQQSYEYQAGQSLAVEIPQRPRLWRYYSPANAPRPDGTFELHVQVVDGGEVSATFARQVRPGDQIRLGSPVGTAFNIPPDAVENLLLVAGGSGLAPLRAVVDRIDQNYRDTGHAPRVQLFHGVRTAWNLYDHEALSALTERPWFSYTPVVSEDPSFQGVHGAVGAVAARGRDLAGCTALVCGSPAMVSAGVSALSNAGLPRHAIRFETFGQSHHPAGTAEQRSGDKVAQWM
- a CDS encoding dihydrofolate reductase family protein; amino-acid sequence: MPKLRAHNLSISLDGYLAGPNQGPEHPLGIGAMPLHEWIFETDFGRDMMGEPVTGAGGLDQRYAAAGEVNIGATIMGRNMFGPIRGEWPDYSWTGWWGPNPPYHHEVFVLTHYPRPSLDMEGGTVFHFVDDTPETVLKSAFEAAGGKDVRLGGGAATVRQFLRAGLVDELHLAQVPILLGAGERLFENLGALPGLECTRMESSDRVTHLTFTRVTA
- a CDS encoding cold-shock protein, which gives rise to MVHGIVKWFDTEKGFGFIRPDGGGPDVFVEYTAVDCDGFRTLAEGQRVEFEVRRTKPGPEAVSVRVIG
- a CDS encoding DivIVA domain-containing protein, whose product is MDVKPEDLRSVRFKGARLGRKGYDAEDVDRFLEQVRAAMTKLTRENRQLTLTSNAPELARLQRENMQLLAKSEALQMQMHTMISAGDMAELQQQLATANWEIARLQGELEKDAQGISAQSVDVLNRAQLAADSIIEQAEAHARDLMAVARAQHRELLQMARESVGVNATPYDAGDQRLEHLRAYSELLRGQLQAMSQTLSVEADKLALWALPEATGTTVPALPEPARATSRHELPLDLGDNASRN